A genomic segment from Lutibacter sp. A80 encodes:
- a CDS encoding DNA-directed RNA polymerase subunit omega: protein MDYKNTKAAPTTITYDKDFIEAPTNNIYEAITIIAKRAEQISGDLKSELIEKLEEFATYTDSLDEVFENKEQIEVSKFYEKLPKPTAIAVEEWLEGKIYHRNPDIDTNKE, encoded by the coding sequence ATGGACTATAAAAACACAAAAGCAGCACCTACTACTATAACTTACGACAAAGACTTTATAGAGGCTCCAACTAACAATATCTATGAAGCTATTACAATTATAGCTAAACGTGCGGAACAAATTAGTGGAGATTTAAAAAGCGAATTAATCGAGAAATTAGAAGAGTTTGCTACTTACACCGATAGTTTAGATGAGGTTTTTGAAAATAAAGAACAAATTGAAGTTTCTAAATTTTACGAAAAATTACCAAAACCAACTGCAATAGCTGTTGAAGAATGGTTAGAAGGTAAAATTTACCATAGAAACCCAGACATAGATACAAATAAAGAATAG
- the dapA gene encoding 4-hydroxy-tetrahydrodipicolinate synthase — MKELLGAGVALVTPFNEDLSVDFEGLARLVNYQIDNGVDYLVVLGTTGEPATLTAEEKALVKETIIKENNGRLPLVLGIGGNNTMAVVEEIKTTDLTEFSAILSVSPYYNKPTQEGIYQHFKAISKASPKPIIIYNVPGRTGKNMEPSTVLRLANDFKNIVAVKEAAGDLVQAMRIIQHKPTDFMVISGDDMIALPMVLAGGAGVISVIGQGLPKDFSKMIALGLQKNVEEAYKLHYKIMDSVDYIFEECNPSGIKALLQKQAICISNVRLPLVKATEKLEQKLISFIDNY; from the coding sequence ATGAAAGAATTGTTAGGAGCTGGGGTAGCATTAGTAACACCTTTTAATGAAGATTTATCGGTAGATTTTGAAGGGTTAGCTCGTTTGGTGAATTATCAAATAGATAATGGTGTTGATTATTTAGTTGTTTTAGGTACAACAGGAGAACCTGCAACTTTAACTGCTGAGGAAAAAGCCTTGGTAAAAGAAACAATTATTAAAGAAAATAATGGGAGATTGCCTTTAGTTCTTGGAATTGGAGGTAACAATACTATGGCAGTTGTAGAAGAAATTAAAACCACAGATTTAACCGAGTTTTCTGCCATACTTTCAGTATCACCATATTATAATAAACCTACCCAAGAAGGAATTTACCAACATTTTAAAGCAATCTCTAAAGCAAGTCCCAAACCAATAATTATATATAACGTTCCAGGTAGAACGGGTAAAAATATGGAGCCTTCAACAGTTTTAAGATTGGCAAATGATTTTAAAAATATTGTAGCTGTTAAAGAGGCAGCAGGAGATTTGGTACAAGCTATGCGTATTATTCAACATAAACCAACTGATTTTATGGTAATTTCTGGCGACGATATGATTGCTTTACCAATGGTTTTAGCTGGTGGAGCAGGTGTAATTTCAGTTATAGGTCAAGGTTTACCTAAAGATTTTTCTAAAATGATTGCATTAGGTTTACAAAAAAATGTTGAAGAAGCTTATAAATTACATTATAAAATAATGGATAGCGTAGATTATATTTTTGAAGAATGTAATCCCTCTGGAATTAAAGCTTTATTGCAAAAACAAGCAATTTGTATTTCTAATGTGCGTTTACCATTGGTTAAAGCTACTGAAAAATTAGAACAAAAATTAATTAGCTTTATAGATAATTATTAG
- a CDS encoding 5'-nucleotidase C-terminal domain-containing protein yields the protein MKSFIISLFTILALTSCKNEPQQLVKIEGKLLPIDQNIKPVKEINDFIEPYKQKVAAEMNTVLSYTAIDLVRTDSELESTLGNLMADLCYQRSNPVFNSRTTKNIDFAMFNYGGIRAGITKGDVKMENAFNLMPFENGLVAVELTADKIKELVAYLIKSNKAHPVSKNFNLAITKNGYSLKINNKPLQNDKTYFVLTSDYLQNGGDSMNFFKNPVSITNIDYKLRNAIIDYFKETDTLKTSLDGRFRVEK from the coding sequence ATGAAAAGTTTTATTATTTCATTATTTACAATTCTAGCACTTACTAGTTGTAAAAATGAACCACAACAGCTGGTTAAAATAGAGGGAAAATTACTACCAATTGACCAAAATATTAAACCTGTAAAAGAAATTAACGATTTTATTGAGCCCTATAAACAAAAAGTTGCTGCAGAAATGAATACAGTACTTTCGTACACAGCAATAGACTTGGTAAGAACTGACAGTGAACTTGAAAGTACATTAGGTAATTTAATGGCAGATTTATGCTACCAAAGATCTAATCCTGTTTTTAATTCTAGAACAACTAAAAATATAGATTTTGCTATGTTTAACTATGGTGGAATTAGAGCTGGAATTACTAAAGGAGATGTTAAAATGGAAAATGCATTTAACTTAATGCCCTTTGAAAATGGTTTGGTTGCTGTAGAACTAACCGCTGATAAAATTAAAGAACTTGTAGCATATTTAATTAAAAGCAACAAAGCACATCCTGTTTCTAAAAACTTTAATTTAGCAATTACTAAGAACGGATATTCACTTAAAATTAATAACAAACCTTTACAAAACGACAAAACTTATTTTGTTTTAACATCAGACTACCTTCAAAATGGAGGAGATAGTATGAACTTTTTTAAAAATCCAGTTTCAATTACCAATATAGACTATAAACTTAGAAATGCCATAATAGATTATTTTAAAGAAACCGATACTCTTAAAACCAGTTTAGACGGAAGATTTAGAGTAGAAAAATAA
- the coaBC gene encoding bifunctional phosphopantothenoylcysteine decarboxylase/phosphopantothenate--cysteine ligase CoaBC → MSILSGKNILLGVTAGIAAYKTAHLVRLFIKAGAQVKVVMTPASKDFVTPLTLATLSQNPVYSTFFEKGDQETEEWNSHVDLGLWADYMVVAPATANTLSKMTNGVCDNLLLAVYLSAKCKVYFAPAMDLDMYKHPSTKTSIEKLQGFGNVFIPPSTGFLASGLEGEGRMEEPENIVSFIENDIVKGLPLFNKKVLITAGPTYEAIDPVRFIGNHSSGKMGFEIAKKAASLGANVYLVTGPSHQTVSHSLIKRIDVVSAEEMYNEVHNYFSSVDIAILSAAVADYKPKNVAAQKIKKKSDSMAIELVKTKDILASLGNIKKQQFLVGFALETNNELENAKGKLKTKNLDLIVLNSLNDSGAGFKKPTNKVTIIDKSENISEFSLKSKAAVAEDIFNVILNKIYA, encoded by the coding sequence ATGTCAATTTTAAGCGGTAAAAACATACTTTTAGGCGTTACCGCAGGTATTGCTGCTTATAAAACAGCACATTTAGTACGACTTTTTATTAAGGCAGGTGCACAAGTAAAAGTTGTAATGACTCCTGCTTCTAAAGATTTTGTTACTCCATTAACATTAGCTACATTATCCCAAAACCCAGTATATTCTACTTTTTTTGAAAAAGGAGATCAAGAAACTGAAGAATGGAATAGTCATGTAGATTTAGGTTTATGGGCAGATTATATGGTTGTAGCTCCTGCAACAGCAAATACATTATCTAAAATGACTAATGGTGTTTGTGATAATTTATTGCTAGCAGTATACTTATCCGCAAAATGTAAAGTATATTTTGCTCCAGCAATGGATTTGGATATGTATAAACATCCTTCAACCAAAACTAGCATTGAAAAATTACAAGGCTTTGGAAATGTGTTTATTCCTCCATCAACTGGTTTTTTAGCGAGTGGTTTAGAGGGAGAAGGACGTATGGAAGAGCCTGAAAATATTGTTTCTTTTATAGAAAATGATATTGTAAAAGGTTTGCCTTTATTTAATAAAAAGGTGCTAATTACAGCAGGACCAACATACGAAGCAATAGATCCTGTTCGTTTTATTGGAAATCATTCTTCTGGTAAAATGGGATTTGAAATAGCTAAAAAAGCAGCAAGTTTAGGTGCAAATGTGTATTTGGTTACAGGACCTTCTCATCAAACGGTTTCTCATAGTTTAATTAAAAGAATTGATGTTGTTAGTGCTGAAGAAATGTATAACGAAGTTCATAACTATTTTAGTTCTGTAGATATTGCAATTCTTTCTGCAGCAGTTGCAGACTATAAACCTAAAAATGTTGCAGCACAAAAAATAAAAAAGAAATCAGATTCAATGGCTATTGAATTGGTAAAAACTAAAGATATTTTAGCATCATTAGGAAACATTAAAAAACAGCAGTTTTTAGTAGGTTTTGCTTTAGAAACTAACAACGAATTAGAGAATGCAAAGGGCAAATTAAAAACTAAAAATTTAGATTTAATCGTTTTAAATTCATTAAACGATTCTGGTGCTGGATTTAAAAAGCCTACAAATAAAGTTACAATAATTGATAAATCCGAAAATATTTCCGAATTTAGTCTAAAATCTAAAGCAGCAGTTGCAGAAGATATATTTAATGTAATTTTGAATAAAATATATGCGTAA
- a CDS encoding enoyl-ACP reductase: MYNLLKGKRGIIFGALDSKSIAWKVAERAHEEGATFVLTNAPVAMRFGTISELAEKTGSQIIPADATSMEDLENLIDKSVELLGGKIDFVLHSIGMSVNVRKGNHYTEQDYNYTKTGFDVSALSFHRVMSVLYKKDAMSEWGSIVALSYMAAQRVFPDYNDMADNKAYLESIARSFGYFFGRDKKVRVNTISQSPTPTTAGSGVKGFDGFIAYAEKMSPLGNATALECADYTISMFSDLTKKVTLQNLFHDGGFSNMGVSDAIMGNFMETFESENGEEK; encoded by the coding sequence ATGTATAATTTATTAAAAGGTAAAAGAGGTATTATTTTCGGAGCATTAGATTCAAAATCAATTGCTTGGAAAGTTGCTGAAAGAGCTCATGAAGAAGGAGCAACATTTGTTTTAACAAATGCACCAGTTGCAATGCGTTTTGGAACTATTTCGGAATTGGCTGAAAAAACAGGTTCACAAATAATACCGGCCGATGCAACATCTATGGAAGATTTAGAAAATTTAATTGATAAATCTGTTGAATTATTAGGTGGTAAAATAGATTTTGTATTACACTCAATAGGTATGTCTGTTAATGTACGTAAAGGAAACCATTATACAGAACAAGATTATAATTATACAAAAACAGGATTTGACGTGTCAGCCTTATCATTTCATAGAGTAATGAGTGTTTTATATAAGAAGGATGCAATGAGTGAATGGGGAAGTATTGTGGCTTTATCTTATATGGCTGCACAACGTGTTTTTCCAGATTATAATGATATGGCAGATAATAAAGCGTATTTAGAATCTATTGCTAGAAGCTTTGGTTATTTCTTTGGACGTGATAAAAAAGTAAGAGTTAATACAATTTCACAATCTCCAACTCCAACTACAGCAGGTAGTGGTGTAAAAGGATTTGATGGTTTTATTGCTTATGCAGAAAAAATGTCGCCACTAGGAAATGCTACTGCATTAGAATGTGCTGATTATACAATTTCAATGTTTTCAGATTTAACAAAAAAGGTAACACTTCAAAATTTATTTCATGATGGAGGATTCTCAAATATGGGAGTAAGTGATGCTATTATGGGAAATTTTATGGAAACTTTCGAATCTGAAAACGGAGAAGAAAAATAA
- a CDS encoding bifunctional UDP-sugar hydrolase/5'-nucleotidase, with translation MKRRNFIQQSTAATAFLTLGGLSLQSFSKNTEKHITILHTNDTHSHIEPFPSDHYKTPNQGGVARRATLIENIRKENPNTLLLDAGDIFQGTPFFNFYGGELEFKLMSMLKYDAATIGNHDFDNSIDGLLAQLPHAKFDFLSANYNFKNTVLDGFVEPYKVFIKDDIKIGIFGLGVKLEGLVDPRMYKETKYLDPIEIAQDMTRILKDEQHCDLVICLSHLGYFYKNNPEIVSDLVLASKTKDIDLIIGGHTHTFLPKPTITKNSIGENVLVNQVGCYGLNVGRIDFYFDSDATKISKGKSIIV, from the coding sequence ATGAAAAGAAGAAATTTTATACAGCAATCAACAGCAGCAACAGCTTTTTTAACATTAGGTGGCTTATCTTTACAGTCTTTTTCAAAAAACACAGAAAAGCACATTACTATACTACACACAAATGATACCCATAGCCATATAGAACCTTTTCCTAGCGATCACTATAAAACACCTAATCAAGGAGGTGTTGCTAGACGTGCTACTTTAATTGAAAATATTAGAAAAGAAAACCCCAACACCTTATTATTAGATGCTGGAGATATTTTTCAAGGAACTCCTTTTTTTAATTTTTATGGAGGCGAATTGGAATTCAAACTAATGAGCATGCTTAAATATGATGCCGCAACAATTGGAAATCACGATTTTGACAATAGCATTGATGGCTTATTAGCTCAATTACCACATGCAAAATTCGATTTTTTATCTGCTAACTACAATTTTAAAAATACCGTTTTAGATGGCTTTGTAGAACCTTATAAAGTATTTATTAAAGACGACATAAAAATTGGTATTTTTGGTTTAGGTGTTAAACTAGAAGGTTTAGTAGATCCTAGAATGTATAAAGAAACTAAATACCTAGATCCTATTGAAATAGCACAAGATATGACTCGCATTTTAAAAGATGAACAACACTGTGATTTGGTAATTTGCCTATCGCATCTAGGATATTTTTACAAAAACAATCCTGAAATTGTAAGTGATTTAGTGTTAGCATCTAAAACAAAAGATATCGACCTAATTATTGGTGGACATACACACACATTTTTACCTAAACCAACAATAACCAAAAACAGTATTGGAGAAAATGTATTGGTAAATCAAGTTGGATGTTATGGTTTAAACGTTGGGAGGATCGATTTTTATTTCGACAGTGATGCAACTAAAATTAGTAAAGGAAAAAGTATAATTGTATAA
- a CDS encoding DUF4835 family protein, with the protein MRKIVQIVFALFAFIQLNAQELNCTITVNSDKIPGSNKQIFTTLQNSLNEFVNQNRWTNFNYKPQELINCNLTLTILEQSGTDFKGHIQIQSSRPVYNSNYVTPVFNFKDDNFSFQYTEFEPLQFNENSFESNLVSIVTFYVYTILGMDADTFSLNGGTAYFSKAQDILVLAQQSGYTGWNQNDGTKTRFTLIDNMLSPTYDMFREAMFNYHFNGLDQMSRDVKTAKQTVFKVIENLKTIYDARPNAFLLRVFMDSKADEIVDIFSDGPRVDTSELKEDLLRISPLNASKWEAIK; encoded by the coding sequence ATGCGTAAAATAGTTCAAATAGTATTCGCCTTGTTTGCATTTATACAGTTGAATGCACAAGAATTAAATTGTACAATTACTGTAAATTCGGATAAAATACCTGGCTCTAACAAACAAATTTTTACGACTTTACAAAATTCATTAAATGAATTTGTAAATCAGAACAGATGGACAAATTTTAATTACAAACCTCAAGAGCTGATTAATTGTAATTTAACTCTAACTATTTTAGAGCAATCTGGAACTGATTTTAAAGGGCACATACAAATACAATCATCGCGTCCTGTTTATAATTCAAACTACGTAACTCCTGTTTTTAATTTTAAAGATGATAATTTTTCTTTTCAATATACAGAATTTGAACCTTTACAGTTTAACGAAAACTCTTTTGAATCTAATTTAGTTTCGATAGTTACATTTTATGTGTATACAATATTAGGGATGGATGCAGATACGTTTTCATTAAATGGCGGAACAGCATATTTCTCGAAAGCACAAGATATTTTAGTTTTAGCTCAACAGAGTGGTTATACTGGTTGGAATCAAAATGATGGTACAAAAACACGATTTACTTTAATTGATAATATGTTATCTCCAACTTATGACATGTTTAGAGAGGCCATGTTTAATTATCATTTTAATGGTTTAGATCAAATGAGTAGGGATGTAAAAACAGCAAAACAAACAGTTTTTAAGGTTATAGAAAATTTGAAAACTATTTATGATGCACGTCCTAATGCATTTTTATTACGTGTTTTTATGGATTCAAAAGCCGATGAGATAGTTGATATTTTTTCTGATGGACCGCGAGTTGATACCAGTGAATTAAAAGAAGATTTATTAAGAATCTCTCCTTTAAATGCTTCTAAATGGGAAGCTATAAAGTAA
- the recN gene encoding DNA repair protein RecN, with product MLIHLSIKNYALIESLSVNFQDNLSIITGETGAGKSILLGALGLVLGKRADSSTLKDTSKKCIIEGQFSISNYQLKSFFEEKDLDFEEETIIRREILPSGKSRAFINDTPTTVQTLQLLSEKLIDVHSQHQTVQLSNDDFQFYIIDALANNAEKIASYKRGLLIFNKLTKELKTLKNEQEAAKEQYEYNLHLFTELEKANLKADEQEVLEQQLDKENNIEEIKLNLIEAQALALNEEIGIQALMLAFTANLNKIKSFSSEYKELYERALSLKIELDDVSAEIENLNENIEFDPSELEKLNDRLQLIYNLQKKHTVNSIAELLEIKEALSVKVDAVQNSSSEIEAKEAEIKSVAEKIDKLASSIYSKRKKAIPILIKKLELILSNLGMENTRFKFDIRQTDNYFSNGKDALHLLISANKGANFGELKKVASGGELSRIMLAVKAILSEYSKLPTIIFDEIDTGVSGDVSQKMADIMQQMSANMQVITITHLPQIAAKGQQHYKVYKEDKNNNIITQLRQLNVDERVKEIAEMLSGKNITDTAIEHAKQLLN from the coding sequence ATGCTAATACATCTTTCCATAAAAAATTATGCTTTAATTGAAAGTTTGTCTGTAAATTTTCAAGATAATTTATCTATAATTACAGGAGAAACTGGAGCTGGTAAATCTATTTTATTAGGAGCTCTAGGTTTGGTATTAGGTAAAAGGGCAGATTCATCTACCTTAAAGGATACTTCTAAAAAATGTATTATTGAAGGGCAATTTTCAATTTCAAATTATCAATTAAAATCTTTTTTTGAAGAAAAAGATTTAGATTTTGAAGAAGAAACAATTATTAGACGCGAAATTTTACCAAGTGGAAAATCACGTGCTTTTATTAATGATACTCCAACCACAGTTCAAACACTACAATTACTTAGTGAAAAACTTATAGATGTACATTCACAGCACCAAACAGTACAGTTGTCGAATGACGATTTTCAGTTTTATATAATAGATGCATTAGCCAATAACGCAGAAAAAATAGCATCGTACAAAAGGGGATTACTTATTTTTAATAAATTAACAAAAGAGTTAAAAACACTTAAAAACGAGCAAGAAGCCGCAAAAGAACAGTACGAGTACAATTTGCATTTATTTACTGAATTAGAAAAAGCTAATTTAAAAGCTGATGAACAAGAAGTTTTAGAACAGCAGTTAGATAAAGAAAATAATATTGAAGAAATTAAATTAAATTTAATTGAAGCACAAGCATTAGCTTTAAATGAAGAAATTGGTATACAAGCTTTAATGCTTGCATTTACAGCTAATTTAAATAAAATTAAGTCTTTTTCTTCAGAATATAAAGAGCTTTATGAGAGGGCTTTAAGTTTAAAAATTGAATTAGATGATGTTTCAGCTGAAATTGAAAATTTAAATGAAAATATTGAATTTGATCCTTCTGAACTAGAAAAATTAAACGATAGGTTGCAGTTAATTTATAACTTGCAAAAAAAACACACTGTAAATTCCATTGCAGAATTATTAGAAATTAAAGAAGCGCTTTCTGTAAAAGTGGATGCTGTTCAAAATTCTTCAAGTGAAATTGAAGCGAAGGAAGCTGAAATAAAATCTGTAGCAGAAAAGATAGATAAATTAGCAAGTTCAATTTATAGCAAACGAAAAAAAGCAATTCCTATTTTAATAAAAAAGTTAGAATTAATTCTATCTAATTTAGGAATGGAAAATACGCGTTTTAAATTTGATATTAGACAAACTGATAATTATTTTTCTAATGGAAAAGACGCATTACATTTGTTAATTTCTGCAAATAAAGGAGCTAACTTTGGAGAGCTTAAAAAAGTAGCTTCAGGAGGAGAATTATCTAGAATAATGTTAGCAGTAAAAGCCATTCTTTCTGAATATTCTAAACTACCAACTATTATTTTTGATGAAATTGATACGGGAGTTTCTGGAGATGTTTCTCAAAAAATGGCTGATATTATGCAGCAGATGAGTGCTAATATGCAAGTAATTACCATTACACATTTACCACAAATTGCAGCTAAAGGTCAACAACATTATAAAGTATATAAAGAAGATAAAAATAATAATATAATTACACAATTGAGGCAATTAAATGTAGATGAGCGTGTTAAGGAAATTGCAGAGATGTTAAGTGGTAAAAATATTACAGATACAGCAATTGAGCACGCAAAACAATTGTTAAATTAA
- a CDS encoding ferritin: protein MLSENMQLALNKQIRIEAESSQIYLAMASWSELKGLEGVSQFMYGQSDEERQHMLKFFKYINERGGHAKVSELAGPALEFGSIKEMFETLFKHEVFVSQSINELVHIALEEKDYATHNFLQWYVAEQIEEEAQARTILDKINLIGDDKGGLYLFDNDIKQITVVSSVAPPAV from the coding sequence ATGTTATCAGAAAATATGCAGTTAGCTTTAAATAAGCAAATTAGAATTGAAGCAGAATCTTCTCAAATATATTTAGCAATGGCTTCTTGGTCAGAATTAAAAGGCTTAGAAGGGGTTTCACAATTTATGTATGGACAATCAGATGAGGAACGTCAACATATGTTGAAATTTTTTAAATATATTAATGAAAGAGGAGGTCATGCAAAAGTTTCTGAATTAGCAGGACCAGCATTGGAGTTTGGATCAATTAAAGAAATGTTTGAAACCTTATTTAAACATGAAGTATTTGTATCGCAAAGTATTAATGAATTAGTACATATTGCTCTAGAAGAAAAAGATTACGCAACACATAACTTTTTACAATGGTATGTTGCTGAGCAAATTGAAGAGGAAGCTCAGGCTAGAACTATTTTAGATAAAATTAATTTAATTGGAGACGATAAAGGAGGCTTGTATTTGTTTGATAATGATATAAAACAAATAACAGTTGTAAGCTCAGTAGCACCTCCTGCAGTTTAA
- a CDS encoding outer membrane protein assembly factor BamD, whose protein sequence is MLKNKIYILILLVTVGVSSCGEYQKVLNKGTVEEQYAMASQLYESQKYNKAIQLFEKITPSYRGKPQMERIQFMIAQSHYNTKQYTLAAYYFDKFAKNYPKSSKIEEAAYLSAHSYFLASPVFSLDQKDTQEAITALQNFLYKYPESDKVAEANENIKTLTKKLERKSFEIAKQYYHTEDYIAAIAAFDNLLADYLGTSYKEEAMYLKFKAANNLAVNSYILKKEERLNNAIKIHERFKRSFPKSDYLPETNELLLNLNNELNSLIALKTETNGL, encoded by the coding sequence ATGCTTAAAAATAAAATATATATTCTAATTTTATTAGTTACTGTTGGTGTTTCATCTTGCGGTGAATATCAAAAAGTATTAAATAAAGGTACGGTTGAAGAACAGTATGCTATGGCTTCACAATTGTATGAAAGCCAAAAGTATAATAAAGCAATACAATTATTTGAAAAAATTACGCCTTCATATAGAGGAAAACCTCAAATGGAGCGTATTCAATTTATGATTGCACAATCACACTACAATACAAAACAGTATACATTAGCGGCTTATTATTTTGATAAGTTTGCAAAAAACTATCCTAAAAGTTCTAAGATAGAAGAAGCTGCTTATCTTTCTGCTCATAGTTATTTTTTAGCTTCACCAGTATTTAGTTTAGACCAAAAAGATACGCAAGAAGCTATTACAGCATTGCAGAATTTTTTGTATAAATATCCTGAATCTGATAAGGTAGCCGAAGCAAATGAAAATATAAAAACGCTTACAAAAAAATTAGAAAGAAAATCTTTTGAAATAGCAAAACAATATTATCATACAGAAGATTATATTGCAGCAATAGCAGCATTCGATAACTTATTAGCAGATTATTTAGGTACTTCATATAAAGAAGAAGCTATGTACCTTAAATTTAAAGCAGCAAATAATTTAGCTGTAAATAGTTATATTTTGAAAAAAGAAGAAAGGCTAAATAACGCTATTAAAATTCACGAAAGATTTAAAAGAAGCTTTCCAAAATCAGATTATTTACCTGAAACTAACGAATTACTACTTAACCTAAATAACGAGTTAAACTCTTTAATTGCATTAAAAACGGAAACAAATGGACTATAA
- a CDS encoding GMP reductase, which yields MRIETGLKLGFKDVMIRPKRSTLSSRSQVSLDRTFTFLHSNHTWTGVPIMAANMDTVGTFEMALELAKHKIFTAIHKHYTIQEWDDFIKSIPSDFIDYFAVSTGTGKPDSIKLETILNKHTQIKFICIDVANGYSEHFVDFVQQTRKKYPNKVIMAGNVVTGEMVEELLLAGADIIKVGIGPGSVCTTRVKTGVGYPQLSAIIECADAAHGMGGQIVSDGGCKIPGDIAKAFGGGADFVMLGGMLAGHTESGGKTIEVNGEKYKQFYGMSSETAMNKHVGGVANYRASEGKTVEIPYRGPVEKTVQDFLGGLRSTCTYVGASKLKELTKRTTFIRVQEQHNQVFSK from the coding sequence ATGAGAATTGAAACAGGTTTAAAATTAGGGTTTAAAGATGTAATGATTCGTCCAAAAAGATCAACACTTAGCTCTAGATCACAAGTATCTTTGGACAGAACATTTACTTTTTTACATAGCAACCACACATGGACTGGTGTACCAATAATGGCTGCAAATATGGATACTGTTGGTACTTTTGAAATGGCTTTAGAACTTGCCAAACACAAAATATTTACAGCTATACATAAACACTATACAATACAAGAATGGGATGATTTTATAAAATCTATTCCTTCTGATTTTATTGATTATTTTGCTGTTAGTACAGGAACCGGAAAACCCGATTCAATAAAACTTGAAACTATTTTAAACAAACACACTCAAATAAAATTTATTTGTATTGATGTAGCTAATGGATATTCCGAACACTTTGTAGATTTTGTACAACAAACCCGAAAAAAATATCCAAACAAAGTTATTATGGCAGGTAATGTTGTAACCGGTGAAATGGTTGAAGAATTATTATTAGCAGGTGCAGATATTATAAAAGTTGGTATTGGACCTGGTTCTGTTTGTACAACTCGTGTAAAAACAGGTGTAGGCTACCCACAACTTTCAGCAATTATTGAATGTGCTGATGCTGCACATGGTATGGGCGGACAAATTGTTTCTGATGGTGGTTGTAAAATACCTGGAGATATAGCAAAAGCATTTGGAGGTGGAGCAGATTTTGTAATGCTCGGCGGTATGCTTGCTGGACATACAGAAAGCGGTGGAAAAACCATAGAAGTTAATGGTGAAAAATACAAACAATTTTACGGAATGAGCTCAGAAACAGCTATGAATAAACATGTTGGTGGTGTAGCAAATTACAGAGCTTCTGAAGGAAAAACTGTTGAAATACCTTATAGAGGCCCTGTTGAAAAAACAGTACAAGATTTTCTTGGCGGATTGCGCTCTACATGTACTTATGTAGGAGCTAGTAAATTAAAAGAATTAACTAAACGAACTACTTTTATTAGAGTTCAAGAACAACATAATCAGGTTTTTTCGAAATAA